A single Nomia melanderi isolate GNS246 chromosome 13, iyNomMela1, whole genome shotgun sequence DNA region contains:
- the dmpd gene encoding F-box protein dampened isoform X1, which yields MVSTRQSSNMGGSNGGGPVTEVADVSSSRRHQSVTMASSYSGASVSDSPTFSNLNLLDLPVEILEKILSYLDYNTIAHLRPVCHQMDRVCGSILNSTFQKLQAQMLSRFHAIKAQMPRRESARRNHPLACESDIIETLHMRLTLLQMSFGKHIERKHCCFFPGEILDEVYRILHYIKISPKLARPYKVTDELFDLSTMAMEYFKERIEPTLPEIPYFGADFLDLAGTFSSSSNVSKPFICLDSAPLTVGSSKAGSNSGEEGSPPHSSDDPVLLESSVSPPQSNMVLRKRIRKIKQGMKRYNSQLTLMRRDLRNCKAKIAEQQKQIVEYATRLDENDKKNEETSRKFSTLLQVFTKELNKCKTELQYWRSKSPAIPVCVVCGQSMLTPSEDIQVLNNQGVVPETANEELDFIPIADSQSPTEVAPQPTVTQPSSPASTEEMAPPKAPVPSLSTKRKSTSDETPSDAGKKPRRTAKSRQVKRSKI from the exons atggtATCAACTCGTCAGTCAAGTAACATGGGAGGAAGTAATGGGGGTGGGCCAGTTACTGAAGTTGCAGATGTGAGTTCTTCAAGAAGACATCAATCTGTAACAATGGCTAGTTCTTATAGTGGAGCATCGGTTTCGGATTCACCCACCTTTAGTAACTTAAACCTTTTGGACTTACCTGTTGAAATTCTCGAAAAGATTTTAAGCTATCTGGATTATAATACTATAGCTCACTTACGCCCG gtATGTCATCAAATGGACCGTGTTTGTGGATCCATATTAAATTCCACATTTCAAAAACTTCAAGCACAAATGTTAAGTCGTTTTCATGCAATTAAAGCACAGATGCCAAGACGTGAATCTGCACGTCGTAATCATCCACTGGCTTGCGAATCAGATATAATTGAAACGCTTCACATGCGACTTACTTTACTTCAGATGAGTTTTGGCAAGCACATTGAACGTAAACATTGTTGTTTTTTTCCTGGGGAG attttagATGAAGTTTATCGTATTttacattacataaaaattagtcCGAAATTAGCCAGGCCATATAAAGTTACAGACGAGTTGTTTGATTTAAGTACTATGGCTATGGAGTACTTTAAGGAACGTATCGAGCCAACATTACCAGAAATTCCTTATTTTGGAGCTGATTTCCTAGACCTTGCTGGAACATTTTCCT CTTCTAGTAATGTGAGCAAACCATTTATATGCCTGGACTCTGCACCCCTAACTGTTGGAAGTAGTAAGGCAGGAAGTAATAGTGGTGAAGAAGGTTCTCCTCCACACTCTTCAGATGATCCTGTTCTTTTGGAATCCAGTGTATCACCTCCACAATCAAATATGGTGTTACGAAAACGAATTCGTAAGATCAAGCAAGGCATGAAGCGGTATAACAGTCAGTTAACATTAATGCGTAGAGATCTAAGGAATTGCAAAGCAAAAATAGCAGAACAACAAAAGCAAATTGTCGAATACGCTACACGTCTTGATGAAAATGACAAGAAGAACGAAGAAACTTCTCGCAAATTTAGCACACTCCTACAGGTATTTACGAAG GAATTGAACAAATGTAAAACAGAGCTTCAGTATTGGCGATCCAAATCTCCAGCGATACCAGTATGTGTAGTCTGTGGCCAATCTATGTTAACACCTTCAGAGGACATACAAGTTTTAAATAATCAGGGAGTAGTACCAGAGACGGCAAATGAAGAATTAGACTTCATTCCCATAGCAGACTCTCAGAGTCCTACCGAAGTGGCTCCACAGCCAACAGTTACACAGCCTTCATCGCCAGCATCGACAGAGGAAATGGCACCACCAAAGGCTCCTGTGCCTTCGTTATCTACGAAACGGAAATCTACATCAGATGAAACACCTAGCGACGCCGGAAAGAAACCTCGTCGCACTGCCAAGTCACGTCAGGTCAAACGTTCGAAGATATAA
- the dmpd gene encoding F-box protein dampened isoform X2: MVSTRQSSNMGGSNGGGPVTEVADVSSSRRHQSVTMASSYSGASVSDSPTFSNLNLLDLPVEILEKILSYLDYNTIAHLRPVCHQMDRVCGSILNSTFQKLQAQMLSRFHAIKAQMPRRESARRNHPLACESDIIETLHMRLTLLQMSFGKHIERKHCCFFPGEILDEVYRILHYIKISPKLARPYKVTDELFDLSTMAMEYFKERIEPTLPEIPYFGADFLDLAGTFSSSSNVSKPFICLDSAPLTVGSSKAGSNSGEEGSPPHSSDDPVLLESSVSPPQSNMVLRKRIRKIKQGMKRYNSQLTLMRRDLRNCKAKIAEQQKQIVEYATRLDENDKKNEETSRKFSTLLQELNKCKTELQYWRSKSPAIPVCVVCGQSMLTPSEDIQVLNNQGVVPETANEELDFIPIADSQSPTEVAPQPTVTQPSSPASTEEMAPPKAPVPSLSTKRKSTSDETPSDAGKKPRRTAKSRQVKRSKI, from the exons atggtATCAACTCGTCAGTCAAGTAACATGGGAGGAAGTAATGGGGGTGGGCCAGTTACTGAAGTTGCAGATGTGAGTTCTTCAAGAAGACATCAATCTGTAACAATGGCTAGTTCTTATAGTGGAGCATCGGTTTCGGATTCACCCACCTTTAGTAACTTAAACCTTTTGGACTTACCTGTTGAAATTCTCGAAAAGATTTTAAGCTATCTGGATTATAATACTATAGCTCACTTACGCCCG gtATGTCATCAAATGGACCGTGTTTGTGGATCCATATTAAATTCCACATTTCAAAAACTTCAAGCACAAATGTTAAGTCGTTTTCATGCAATTAAAGCACAGATGCCAAGACGTGAATCTGCACGTCGTAATCATCCACTGGCTTGCGAATCAGATATAATTGAAACGCTTCACATGCGACTTACTTTACTTCAGATGAGTTTTGGCAAGCACATTGAACGTAAACATTGTTGTTTTTTTCCTGGGGAG attttagATGAAGTTTATCGTATTttacattacataaaaattagtcCGAAATTAGCCAGGCCATATAAAGTTACAGACGAGTTGTTTGATTTAAGTACTATGGCTATGGAGTACTTTAAGGAACGTATCGAGCCAACATTACCAGAAATTCCTTATTTTGGAGCTGATTTCCTAGACCTTGCTGGAACATTTTCCT CTTCTAGTAATGTGAGCAAACCATTTATATGCCTGGACTCTGCACCCCTAACTGTTGGAAGTAGTAAGGCAGGAAGTAATAGTGGTGAAGAAGGTTCTCCTCCACACTCTTCAGATGATCCTGTTCTTTTGGAATCCAGTGTATCACCTCCACAATCAAATATGGTGTTACGAAAACGAATTCGTAAGATCAAGCAAGGCATGAAGCGGTATAACAGTCAGTTAACATTAATGCGTAGAGATCTAAGGAATTGCAAAGCAAAAATAGCAGAACAACAAAAGCAAATTGTCGAATACGCTACACGTCTTGATGAAAATGACAAGAAGAACGAAGAAACTTCTCGCAAATTTAGCACACTCCTACAG GAATTGAACAAATGTAAAACAGAGCTTCAGTATTGGCGATCCAAATCTCCAGCGATACCAGTATGTGTAGTCTGTGGCCAATCTATGTTAACACCTTCAGAGGACATACAAGTTTTAAATAATCAGGGAGTAGTACCAGAGACGGCAAATGAAGAATTAGACTTCATTCCCATAGCAGACTCTCAGAGTCCTACCGAAGTGGCTCCACAGCCAACAGTTACACAGCCTTCATCGCCAGCATCGACAGAGGAAATGGCACCACCAAAGGCTCCTGTGCCTTCGTTATCTACGAAACGGAAATCTACATCAGATGAAACACCTAGCGACGCCGGAAAGAAACCTCGTCGCACTGCCAAGTCACGTCAGGTCAAACGTTCGAAGATATAA
- the bigmax gene encoding helix-loop-helix-leucine zipper transcription factor bigmax isoform X2, which yields MADTLHKDGYEMSSIAIRGGGGNMGTDSDMKLEPSSPTEKYTFSRCSSTGSVNTPSSSAHNTEDEDSDNKSSTISYKERRREAHTQAEQKRRDAIKKGYDSLQDLVPTCQHTDSSGYKLSKATVLQKSIDYIQFLLQQKKKQEEERNALRKEVVALRIMQNNYEQIVKSHQTQPGHAEMRISDETKFQVFQAIMDRLFQTFNNISVANFAELSGCVFSWLEEHCKPQTLGEVVLSVLQQLNSQIS from the exons ATGGCGGATACGTTGCACAAAGATGGATATGAAATGT CAAGTATAGCTATTCGTGGCGGAGGTGGTAACATGGGAACTGATAGCGATATGAAGCTAGAACCGTCTAGTCCTACAGAAAAGTACACATTTTCCCGTTGTAGTAGTACTGGATCAGTAAATACACCATCTTCGTCTGCGCATAATACAG AGGATGAAGACAGTGATAACAAAAGTTCAACTATAAGTTACAAGGAACGCCGAAGGGAAGCTCATACTCAAGCTGAACAAAAGCGAAGAGATGCTATTAAGAAAGGATACGATTCCCTTCAAGATTTGGTTCCCACTTGTCAGCATACCGATTCGTCAGGTTATAAATTGTCTAAAGCTACTGTGCTTCAGAAATCAATCGATTATATACAATTTCTGTTGcaacaaaaaaagaaacaagaagaagaacGTAACGCCTTAAGAAAAGAAGTTGTTGCTTTGCGTATTATGCAAAATAATTATGAGCAAATTGTTAAATCACATCAGACTCAACCAGGTCACGCAGAAATGCGTATATCCGATGAAACCAAATTTCAGGTG ttcCAGGCAATTATGGATCGTttgtttcaaactttcaataacATTTCTGTAGCAAATTTTGCAGAATTATCTGGATGTGTATTCAGTTGGTTGGAAGAACATTGTAAACCTCAG aCCTTGGGAGAAGTGGTACTGTCGGTACTCCAGCAGCTTAACAGTCAAATCAGCTAG
- the bigmax gene encoding helix-loop-helix-leucine zipper transcription factor bigmax isoform X1, protein MADTLHKDGYEMSASIAIRGGGGNMGTDSDMKLEPSSPTEKYTFSRCSSTGSVNTPSSSAHNTEDEDSDNKSSTISYKERRREAHTQAEQKRRDAIKKGYDSLQDLVPTCQHTDSSGYKLSKATVLQKSIDYIQFLLQQKKKQEEERNALRKEVVALRIMQNNYEQIVKSHQTQPGHAEMRISDETKFQVFQAIMDRLFQTFNNISVANFAELSGCVFSWLEEHCKPQTLGEVVLSVLQQLNSQIS, encoded by the exons ATGGCGGATACGTTGCACAAAGATGGATATGAAATGT cAGCAAGTATAGCTATTCGTGGCGGAGGTGGTAACATGGGAACTGATAGCGATATGAAGCTAGAACCGTCTAGTCCTACAGAAAAGTACACATTTTCCCGTTGTAGTAGTACTGGATCAGTAAATACACCATCTTCGTCTGCGCATAATACAG AGGATGAAGACAGTGATAACAAAAGTTCAACTATAAGTTACAAGGAACGCCGAAGGGAAGCTCATACTCAAGCTGAACAAAAGCGAAGAGATGCTATTAAGAAAGGATACGATTCCCTTCAAGATTTGGTTCCCACTTGTCAGCATACCGATTCGTCAGGTTATAAATTGTCTAAAGCTACTGTGCTTCAGAAATCAATCGATTATATACAATTTCTGTTGcaacaaaaaaagaaacaagaagaagaacGTAACGCCTTAAGAAAAGAAGTTGTTGCTTTGCGTATTATGCAAAATAATTATGAGCAAATTGTTAAATCACATCAGACTCAACCAGGTCACGCAGAAATGCGTATATCCGATGAAACCAAATTTCAGGTG ttcCAGGCAATTATGGATCGTttgtttcaaactttcaataacATTTCTGTAGCAAATTTTGCAGAATTATCTGGATGTGTATTCAGTTGGTTGGAAGAACATTGTAAACCTCAG aCCTTGGGAGAAGTGGTACTGTCGGTACTCCAGCAGCTTAACAGTCAAATCAGCTAG